GGCGGCTCAACGCCTGGATCATATTGGTTTTTTCCTCGAATCCGCGGAAGACGTTGATGACTGGTTCCACTGGTTGCAGGAAAATGCCGTGCCCATGCGGACTCAGCCCCGCACCCACCGGGACGGTGCCCGTAGCTTCTATTGTCATGATCCCGATGGCACTCTGGTGCAGATGATCCACCATCCTCCGCTTTGTGCCTGGGAGGAAGATAAGCTCAGGTGAAATTGCCGGGGTTCTGCCGGCCTGGACAGTTGTATTGAACAGGTTCGGGGATGACGGTATCCAGACGCAGGGCCGTGAGCTGTCCACCCCACAAGCAGCCCGTGTCCAAAGCCCAGACGTTGTTCCGGTGCTGATAGCCCAGAGTGGACCAGTGCCCGAACAGGATACGATCATTGCGGGTCAGTCTGTGGGGATGCAGGAACCAGGGATAGTATTTCTTCTTCTGGCTGCCGGGTGAACCTTTCAGCTTCAACTTCAGTTTACCCTTGCGGGTCACGAAACGCAGGCGGGTGAAACAGTTGGTGATGAAGCGCAATCTGTCCATGCCCTGCAGGCCGGGATCCCATCGGTTGGGCTTGTTGCCGTACATCTGATCGAAGAACTTTACGTGTTCGGGGCCCCGCAGTACGGTTTCCACCTCTGTGGCGCATGCCCTTGCGGTTGCCAGATCCCACTGGGGAGGCAGGCCGGCATGGATCATGGTGAAATCCAGCTCTTCATCATGATGCAGCAGGGGGCGGTGACGCAGCCAATGGATGAGTTCATCCTGATCGGGTGCATTCAGGACCTGGTTCAGGTCGTCACTGTCGCGAAAGCGTTCGTTGCCTGAGGCCAGTGCCAGCAGGTGCAGATCGTGATTGCCCAGTACGCAGACCGCGCGATCCCCCAGGGAGGAGATGAAGCGCAATGTCTCCAGAGACTTCGGGCCGCGATTGACCAAATCGCCCACGAACCACAGCCGGTCGCGGGCAGGATCGAAATCCAGCCGGTCGATGAGCATACGCAACTCGTCGTAGCAGCCTTGAATGTCGCCAATGGCCCAAGTGGACATGGTTCCGGTACTTCTCAGTGAACTACGTTGGGCATCTGCAGGGAAAATGCAGGAATGGGGGTGACAAAATGCTCTCCCTGGTCATCGAGCATTTCATAATCGCCTTCCATGGCGCCCACAGGGGTTTCGATGATGGTGCCGCTACTGTAGCGGTAGTGCTGTCCGGGTTCCAGGTAAGGCTGCTCTCCCACCACCCCTTCTCCGCGCACTTCTTCCACCTTGCCGTTGGCGTCAGTGATGATCCAGTGGCGATTTAGGAGTCTGGCGGACAGACTACCCTGGTTGCTGATGGTGATGGTGTAACCGAATACATAGCGATCAGCCTCAACATCGGACTGTTCGCGGATGAACGTGGTTTCTATGTCCACCTGGATATCATGTTTGAGAGAGCTTTTCATGGGCGGGATTATACTCTGATTCCATGGGGTGAGGGAGGTATAGGGTGTTGGCGCCGCAGTGCCCTGGCTCCCTGCGGCATACGACCGCCAGGAAGGCGGAAGTGCCGATTGTGCAGGAGCAGCCATCGGCCCGTCCATCCCTGGGCGCCGCACCGCCATCCCTGGCTCCTTGCGGCATACCGTCCATCCCTGGACATAAAAGGCCCGGAGGATGTGTCCGGGCCTTGCTTTTGATGGAGAGATTGCTGGTGGAATTACAGATTTTTCTTCAGGAATTTATCCATCATCTTGTAGAGTTCCAGCTTGTTGGCCTCGCGACGGAAGCCGTGGCCTTCCTTCTTCTTGATCAATTTAATATAGGGCTTTCCCAGGGAATTCAGCTTGCTCATCAGGTGTTCAGCCTGGGCAATTTCGACGCGGGGATCCCGGCGCCCGTGGATGATGAACAGGGGGTCGTCAAGATTGGTCAGCAGGTTGATGGGTGAGGTCTTTTCCATACGCGCCTGATCCTTGGGGTTGTCGGGGTCGCCAATAGCCCGATGGAACCAGGCCGTGATGCCGCCTTCCTGGTCGTGTCTGGTGTCCCATTCTTCCAGCATGTCCAGGTCCACCACGCCTACGTAGTTGATGCCGCATTTGTACAGATCCGGGGTCATGGTCAGGCCCGCCATGGTGGCGTAGCCGCCGTAGCTGGCACCATAGATGCACACCCGTTTGGGATCGGCAATGCCTTCCTTGATGGCCCACTTCACGGCATCGGAAATGTCGTCCTGCATCTGCAATCCCCATTGCTGCCAGGCATTGACGTGGAACTTGTTGCCGTAACCGCCAGAGCCACGGTAGTTCATCTGCAATACGGCGTAACCCCGGTTGGCCAGGAACTGTACTTCCGGATTCCAGCCCCAGTTGTCACGGATGCCGTAGGGGCCGCCGTGAGGATGAATAATGAGCGGCACGGGTTTTCCCTCGGCGCCTTTGGGCAGAGTCAGATAACCATGGATCAGCAATCCGTCACGAGCCTTGTAACGAATGGGCTTCATGTCCGCCATCAGTTCCGGCTTGATGCGGTCGGCGATCTGGGCCAGGTAGGTCAGTTTGAGCTTGGGCTCGGTCTCCAGCAGGTAGTAGGTACCCGGCGTCTTGTCACTGGTGGCGACGACGACAGCGGTTTTTTCATCATCGGTCAAACTGGTGAGGCGATTGAGGGTGTCGGGCAGAGCCTTGTCCAGAGCTTTCTGGATACTGCCGAACTTTGTGTCCAGGTAATGCATATGAGGCTTGTCGGTAATGTACCCGATCCCCAGTGGGCGGTGGTCGCTGGGGGAGAAACTGGGGGTGCCCACGTCCACTTCATCGTGGCCGAACACCAGCTCCTTCTTGCCCGTAGCAGGGTCCAGAGTGTAAACCGCCTGGCGGTCACGACCCACGGCGGAGGAGATGTACAGAGTTTTGTTGTCAGCAGAAAACCCCGCGTATTCGGTGTTCTCCTGCCCAAGATGGCTGGTGGCCAGCACCTTCCAGGGGGCATCTTCAGTTTCACGGTAGAGCAGCTCACTGCTGGCATCGGACTTGTCACTGGCCACCACCTGCCGCATGGCGACGCGTACCTTGTGATCCCAGTCCATGCCCCAACCGGTAATATTGCCGGGATTGGAGGTCAGGCGCTTCTTCCTGCCGGTGTAGATGTCCATGCGGTACAGGTCCGGGAACTGGGCCTTGCGGTCGTTGCTGGTGACAATGACATGCCGGTCGTCTTCCTTCAGCCGGTCCACCATGCGGGTATAGCGGGGGATCAGCTGTATGCCTTTGGATGCCTTGGTCAACACCCGGGGTTTGCTGCCGTCGATATTTACGGCATTCAGGGCAAAGGATTCGTTGCCGTCTTCTTCGACGGAAAACAACAGCCTCTCGTTGCTGGCCCATTGATAAGAGGCCACATCCCGTTTGGTCAGGGATGTGACGGCCAGGGGTTTCATGGTGGCGCGATCCACGACCACCAGGTTTCTGCTGTCTCCCACGGGGGCGATGGCAGCCAGGTGCTTGCCGTCGGGGGACAGGCTGACCTGGGAAAACTCATAGTTTTTGAAGAAATACTCTACAGGAAGCTCTTCCGCAGAGCTTGCCAGAGCATTTGCCAATAGCAACAAAGAAAGCGCGAGTTTTTGTATCATTTTTGTAACACCTTTGGTATTTTGCTGATATATCAGTGACTTATCGTATTATTGTTTTGGCTTTAAGAGACTGATTCTTGCCCGGCCAGGGGGGTGTTCTGTCCAGGCGTTGCAATTTTGTTGCAAGGGTGGAAAAAACCACTATAAAATGCCCGTCATGCGAGTGTATTACTGCCCGCTAAGGCCGGTGGAGGTCACAATAACAAACTCCACTGCTTTACACCAAATTCTCTAGGAGAAATGTAATGTTCAACAAGCGAAAGACTTTGAGCGCGGCCATTCATCTGGCCTGCAGCGGTGTTGTCGCATCGGGGCTGCTGCTAAGTGGCATGGCCAGCGCTGAAGAAGAGGCGGTCAAGCTTGAGAAGGAAGAGGTCACAGGCTCCCACATCAAGCAGATCGATATCGAAGGCGCCAGCCCGGTAGCGGTCATATCCCGTGAAGATATCGAATTGAGTGGTCTGCAGTCCGTGGCTGATGTATTACGTCAGACCCCTTACAACAGCTTTGGTTCCTTCCGTG
This sequence is a window from Thiolapillus brandeum. Protein-coding genes within it:
- a CDS encoding VOC family protein, coding for MPRPSLGYGMRHVALYVRDLAACEQFYVELLGMQVEWRPDDANVYLSSGGDNLALHQAGDLPGDEAAQRLDHIGFFLESAEDVDDWFHWLQENAVPMRTQPRTHRDGARSFYCHDPDGTLVQMIHHPPLCAWEEDKLR
- a CDS encoding symmetrical bis(5'-nucleosyl)-tetraphosphatase, whose product is MSTWAIGDIQGCYDELRMLIDRLDFDPARDRLWFVGDLVNRGPKSLETLRFISSLGDRAVCVLGNHDLHLLALASGNERFRDSDDLNQVLNAPDQDELIHWLRHRPLLHHDEELDFTMIHAGLPPQWDLATARACATEVETVLRGPEHVKFFDQMYGNKPNRWDPGLQGMDRLRFITNCFTRLRFVTRKGKLKLKLKGSPGSQKKKYYPWFLHPHRLTRNDRILFGHWSTLGYQHRNNVWALDTGCLWGGQLTALRLDTVIPEPVQYNCPGRQNPGNFT
- the apaG gene encoding Co2+/Mg2+ efflux protein ApaG, with the translated sequence MKSSLKHDIQVDIETTFIREQSDVEADRYVFGYTITISNQGSLSARLLNRHWIITDANGKVEEVRGEGVVGEQPYLEPGQHYRYSSGTIIETPVGAMEGDYEMLDDQGEHFVTPIPAFSLQMPNVVH
- a CDS encoding S9 family peptidase produces the protein MIQKLALSLLLLANALASSAEELPVEYFFKNYEFSQVSLSPDGKHLAAIAPVGDSRNLVVVDRATMKPLAVTSLTKRDVASYQWASNERLLFSVEEDGNESFALNAVNIDGSKPRVLTKASKGIQLIPRYTRMVDRLKEDDRHVIVTSNDRKAQFPDLYRMDIYTGRKKRLTSNPGNITGWGMDWDHKVRVAMRQVVASDKSDASSELLYRETEDAPWKVLATSHLGQENTEYAGFSADNKTLYISSAVGRDRQAVYTLDPATGKKELVFGHDEVDVGTPSFSPSDHRPLGIGYITDKPHMHYLDTKFGSIQKALDKALPDTLNRLTSLTDDEKTAVVVATSDKTPGTYYLLETEPKLKLTYLAQIADRIKPELMADMKPIRYKARDGLLIHGYLTLPKGAEGKPVPLIIHPHGGPYGIRDNWGWNPEVQFLANRGYAVLQMNYRGSGGYGNKFHVNAWQQWGLQMQDDISDAVKWAIKEGIADPKRVCIYGASYGGYATMAGLTMTPDLYKCGINYVGVVDLDMLEEWDTRHDQEGGITAWFHRAIGDPDNPKDQARMEKTSPINLLTNLDDPLFIIHGRRDPRVEIAQAEHLMSKLNSLGKPYIKLIKKKEGHGFRREANKLELYKMMDKFLKKNL